The following are encoded together in the Tripterygium wilfordii isolate XIE 37 chromosome 18, ASM1340144v1, whole genome shotgun sequence genome:
- the LOC119983978 gene encoding ribosomal RNA small subunit methyltransferase E isoform X2, whose product MQLQALAPARSPFAEFLNRSAFKALSLRAFSSSDYSNQSRGGLPRFFSPVLPSSKGAAIRVQGDEFWHMTKVLRLSTEDRVELFNGKGGLVEGCIQNIDRSGLDFVAMLDPKVALPQSTQWHVFAAFGTLKGGRADWLVEKCAELGASSVTPLLTERSPSMSDNRLDRLQRVILAAAKQCQRLHEMILNPPTKIDGLLPLVEESKISLVAVAEATPVVSILTSSKKESSGLIIVGPEGGQYTS is encoded by the exons ATGCAATTACAAGCCCTAGCACCAGCTCGATCCCCTTTTGCGGAGTTTTTGAACCGTTCGGCGTTTAAAGCCCTAAGCCTCCGTGCATTCTCGTCTTCAGATTACTCGAACCAGTCTCGTGGTGGTCTTCCTCGCTTCTTCTCTCCCGTTCTTCCCTCTTCCAAG GGGGCTGCTATTCGCGTCCAAGGTGATGAATTCTGGCATATGACCAAAGTTCTGAGGTTAAGTACAGAAGATAG GGTGGAGCTATTCAATGGTAAAGGAGGTCTCGTGGAAGGGTGCATCCAGAATATTGATCGCTCGGGACTTGATTTTGTTGCTATGCTAGATCCAAAAGTAGCTCTTCCTCAGAGCACACAGTGGCATGTATTTGCAGCTTTTG GTACTCTAAAGGGTGGTCGAGCTGACTGGCTTGTCGAGAAATGCGCA GAGCTGGGGGCTTCTAGTGTGACCCCTCTTTTGACAGAACGCTCTCCTTCAATGTCAGACAATCGATTAGACAGATTGCAACGGGTTATTTTAGCGGCAGCTAAACAAT GTCAACGGCTGCATGAAATGATTCTAAATCCTCCTACAAAAATTGATGGCCTTTTACCTCTT GTTGAAGAGTCCAAGATATCGCTCGTAGCAGTTGCGGAAGCTACCCCTGTTGTTAGCATATTGACTTCTTCAAAAAAGGAAAGTAGTGGGCTGATAATTGTGGGACCAGAAGGGGGTCAGTACACATCATAA